Within Metabacillus sp. KUDC1714, the genomic segment CGCATCATTGCCTCTAGCTTCATTGCACCGATTACAAACTTATTTAACGTTTTATGTAAACCAGCTCGTCCACCTAAAACCTGCCCATCAACAATGTTAACAACCTCTGCATAGGTTAATTTCTCGAAGTTTTCCTTCTTTTTTGTTTCAATTCTAATTGTTCCTACTCGTTCAATCGTACTAACATACCCTTTATTTTCGGCTTCTTTAATCGCCCTATAGGCTGTTCCTTCACTAACATTAATATCCTTAGCAATTTGACGAACTGAAATTTTTTCACCGACAGGAAGTGAATTAATATATTGTAAAATTTGCTCGTGCTTCGTAGCCAAGCTGCATCACCCTTTATATATAACAATCTAATAGTACGTTATTCGTCTTATCTTCTTTTATTATAAGGGTGGTGCATATATATATCAACGCATGGTTTAGAACTGCTTTATCTCTTCATTTCAAACGTTGACGTGCATAGGTTCTTTTTGTTTTGTAGGATTTAATTTGTTTTGCTTGAACCTGTTTCTTAGGACGATATAGATAATATGCAAAGTTCCCACCAATTACAAATATCGCTAGACACAACCAACTCATAGCAAACACAGTTTGTAATTGATCACCAGATAAAGTAATTTGCTGAAGTCCGTAATAGAGCATTGCAAGAGTAACTAATGTATAAATTAAATTTTTCAATCAAATCACCCTTTCAAATTAATTATTGCTCTATTTTATGCATGTACCATAAAAAAAAGAAGTAGTTGATATGAATCATCTACTTCCATCTATTGATTGCCCATTCGTATTAAAATCAGATGTTTCAATATTAATTAGTGGGGTTTTAAAACAATCACATTAAATGATATTTTACCTTATAATTCTAGTTTTTCTCCAACCTTTAATGGATAGCCTATCCCTTTTGGCAGCATGTTTGTAAATTCTTTAGGATCCTGTTTTATTGCAGGAAACGTATTGTAATGAATAGGAACGACCCTTTTAGCTTTTAGCCAATCAGCTGCAGCTACTGCATCCTCTGGACCCATTGTTAAATTATCCCCTATTGGTAAAAATGCTAGATCAATAGTATTTCTATTCCCAATCATCTTCATATCAGAAAACAACGCAGTATCCCCGGCATGATAGATCGTTTGGCCATTAGCTGTTAACAGAACTCCTGAAGGCATCCCTGTATATACAACAGTTCCGTCTGCTTCTTCATAACTTGATCCATGAAAAGCCTGTGTTAGTTTGACTGTACCAAAGTCAAATTTATAAGCTCCACCAATATTCATTGGATGAATGTCAATATCATTTTTACCTATGTAAACCGCTAACTCATACGGAGCAATAACTAATGCATTGTTTTTCTTAGCAATTTCGACTGTATCACCGACATGATCATTATGACCATGTGTTAAAATAATCACATCAACTTCAAGGTCAGTTACTTTTAAATCGGTTAAACCATTACCATTAATAAATGGATCAATAATAATCTTTTTATTCCCTGTTGAAATTTGTACGACTGAATGACCATGATAAGATACATGCATTCTATTCACCTGCTTTCTTTATATTTACACGAAAATGGTAATCAGTATCTATAATTCGTTTTACCCTTTTTCACCGTTTTTTTAAACGTTATACTCAAAAGAGGCTGACAAAATAAAAATGGTTCAGCCTCTTTTGTTGGAGTAACGTATTTAAACCCCAAGTAACAGAGTACGTGCATCTGAGTAGGATAAGCCGTGTGCTGCTGCTACCGCTTCGTAAGTGACATATCCATCTAATGTATTGATACCTTTTAATAGAGCTTCATTTTCCAAGCATGCTTTTTTGTAGCCCTTGGAAGCAATTTGAACAGCATAAGGGACAGTTACATTTGTTAGAGCGAATGTTGAAGTGCGTGGAACAGCGCCTGGCATATTAGCAACAGCATAATGTAATACCCCATGTTTCTCATACGTTGGATTATCATGAGTTGTTATTTTATCAGTTGTTTCAAAAATCCCACCTTGATCAATCGCAATATCAACAATAACAGATCCATCTGACATAGAACTTACAACATCCTCTGTTACAAGCTTTGGAGCTTTTGCACCAGGAATTAACACTGCTCCTATAACCAAATCAGATTCACGAACAGCTTCTGCAATATTAAGAGGATTTGACATTAATGTTGAAATGTCACTACCAAAAATATCATCAAGCTGTCTTAATCGCTCAGAATTCACATCTAAGATTGTTA encodes:
- a CDS encoding metal-dependent hydrolase, whose product is MHVSYHGHSVVQISTGNKKIIIDPFINGNGLTDLKVTDLEVDVIILTHGHNDHVGDTVEIAKKNNALVIAPYELAVYIGKNDIDIHPMNIGGAYKFDFGTVKLTQAFHGSSYEEADGTVVYTGMPSGVLLTANGQTIYHAGDTALFSDMKMIGNRNTIDLAFLPIGDNLTMGPEDAVAAADWLKAKRVVPIHYNTFPAIKQDPKEFTNMLPKGIGYPLKVGEKLEL